The Vibrio chagasii genome includes a region encoding these proteins:
- a CDS encoding DUF2189 domain-containing protein, with amino-acid sequence MNNDIEKDFNLGGSIDRALSGDYELKATAVFQEAWKHTVSHFLSFSPAIVALMFVQLAIFYIALKLQLGDPAVILDAVIDPEAFTPQIVESIFIANFSYEVISAPIYAGICLMAMSHAAGLQTKVRHIGKGLQFTIPVILVTLFSLMLQGIAGMILPFLSIYFSLAFSHSILLICDKKVPPMQSLLLSLRAVNKKIFTVASIYLLVMLMFIVAAMMYGIGLIFVLPFFFHVKGILYREMFGIKLKLIASDRPKSDDDHNGSNNKDPQVFDA; translated from the coding sequence ATGAACAACGACATCGAAAAAGATTTTAATTTGGGCGGTAGTATCGACCGTGCACTTTCTGGCGATTATGAGCTCAAAGCAACGGCTGTATTCCAAGAGGCATGGAAACATACGGTAAGTCACTTTCTTTCGTTTTCCCCTGCGATTGTTGCTCTGATGTTCGTGCAACTGGCTATTTTTTATATCGCATTAAAACTGCAACTGGGTGACCCTGCGGTTATCTTAGACGCGGTTATCGATCCTGAGGCGTTTACTCCACAAATTGTTGAGTCCATTTTTATTGCCAACTTCAGCTATGAAGTTATCAGCGCGCCTATCTATGCAGGTATCTGTTTGATGGCGATGAGCCACGCAGCTGGTCTACAGACCAAAGTACGCCACATTGGCAAAGGCTTACAGTTTACGATTCCAGTAATTCTTGTGACTCTGTTCAGTCTGATGCTTCAAGGTATTGCAGGTATGATTCTGCCGTTTCTGTCGATTTACTTCTCGCTTGCGTTCAGCCACTCAATCCTGTTGATTTGCGATAAGAAAGTACCACCAATGCAATCGCTGCTACTTTCTCTGCGTGCTGTAAACAAGAAAATCTTCACCGTTGCTTCTATCTACCTATTAGTAATGCTGATGTTCATCGTCGCGGCAATGATGTACGGCATTGGCCTTATCTTCGTTTTACCTTTCTTCTTCCACGTGAAAGGCATTCTTTACCGTGAGATGTTTGGCATTAAACTCAAACTGATTGCGTCAGACAGACCAAAGAGCGACGACGACCACAACGGTAGCAACAACAAAGACCCACAGGTATTCGATGCATAA
- a CDS encoding heavy metal translocating P-type ATPase: MCESCYHCGEDVPAETDFEVEILGSPRKMCCPGCETVAQTIVDSGLVSYYQYRTAPAEKADLVPEQLLALSHYDNEDVQLEFVRNSENVSEVTLSLEGVSCAACAWLIEKQVSSKQGVGSIRVNTTTNRALLSWDNTQVKLSELLSAVHTLGYKAAPFEADQQEAAYHRSMKNYLYRLGVAGLATMQVMMLAVALYLEVFGNLEPEFKNYFRWVSLIFATPVLLYSALPFYINAWRSIKGRTLGMDVPVSIALLFAYVASLVATVTEKGEVFFESISMFTFFLLLGRFLEMRARRKAAAASGNLLKLVPAMATTLDGDQVPVKTLKVGDQIRVLPGEHIPADGKVLSGRVHIDESMLTGESIHVVKNEGDTVFAGTLNGDESFELEVMTSKADSVISNIVRLQDEAQLSKPRIAEIADIVARYFVAVILIISFGTWFYWHQTRPEDAFWIMLSVLVATCPCALSLATPTAITCSTSRMGNFGILLRKGHVFETLCKVNHLIIDKTGTLTEGDIRISRVETFSELDKETCLKVAASLEQHANHPIAKAFKTHVSDDVEVDAVNNVIGSGITGDWNGQEVAIGSSEFILGEAQPTQSNGIYLSMAGRHIATFTYEDPIRKESIEFIQKFKEAGIKTTLLTGDSLINAKPVAEEIGITDIVANAKPEDKLAYLNSRDEKDITMMVGDGINDAPILAGAHLSVAMGGGTDVAKASADMVLLGDKLDRLLKSRTLALKTRKIIRENLAWSLGYNLLILPLAVAGLVAPYIAVVGMSASSIIVVSNSLRLLKEQGK, encoded by the coding sequence ATGTGTGAATCCTGTTATCACTGCGGTGAAGATGTACCAGCGGAAACGGATTTTGAAGTCGAGATCTTAGGATCGCCTCGTAAGATGTGTTGTCCGGGCTGCGAGACTGTAGCTCAGACAATCGTTGATAGCGGTTTGGTTTCTTACTACCAATACCGTACCGCTCCCGCTGAGAAAGCGGATCTAGTGCCAGAACAACTTCTGGCACTCAGTCATTATGATAATGAAGACGTTCAATTGGAGTTTGTAAGGAACTCTGAGAATGTTTCTGAAGTGACATTGTCACTAGAGGGTGTTTCATGTGCAGCATGTGCATGGCTAATCGAGAAACAAGTCTCTTCAAAACAAGGTGTTGGTAGCATCCGGGTGAACACCACCACCAACCGCGCCCTACTTAGCTGGGACAACACGCAAGTTAAATTGAGTGAGTTGTTATCGGCGGTCCATACCTTAGGTTACAAAGCTGCGCCTTTCGAGGCTGACCAACAAGAAGCTGCCTATCACCGCTCAATGAAGAACTACCTCTATCGTCTTGGCGTTGCTGGTTTAGCAACCATGCAGGTGATGATGCTGGCGGTCGCACTATACCTTGAAGTGTTTGGCAATCTTGAGCCTGAGTTTAAAAACTACTTCCGCTGGGTAAGCTTGATCTTTGCAACGCCGGTATTGCTTTATTCTGCTCTGCCGTTCTACATCAATGCATGGCGCAGTATTAAGGGGCGAACGCTGGGTATGGATGTGCCTGTGTCGATTGCGCTGCTGTTTGCTTACGTTGCGAGCTTGGTGGCAACCGTGACAGAGAAAGGAGAAGTTTTCTTCGAATCTATTTCGATGTTTACCTTCTTCCTTCTGCTTGGTCGTTTCTTAGAGATGAGAGCGCGTCGTAAAGCGGCGGCAGCGAGTGGTAATCTGCTTAAGCTCGTTCCTGCAATGGCGACAACGTTAGATGGCGACCAAGTTCCAGTAAAAACCTTAAAGGTAGGCGATCAGATTCGCGTACTACCGGGTGAGCATATTCCTGCGGACGGTAAAGTACTTTCTGGTCGAGTTCACATTGATGAATCCATGCTGACTGGCGAATCTATCCATGTCGTGAAAAACGAAGGCGATACTGTCTTCGCTGGCACGTTGAATGGTGACGAGTCATTTGAACTGGAAGTGATGACATCAAAAGCGGACTCGGTCATCTCTAATATCGTTCGTCTTCAAGATGAAGCACAGTTGTCTAAGCCTCGTATCGCGGAGATTGCAGATATTGTGGCTCGTTACTTTGTAGCGGTTATTTTGATTATCTCTTTCGGTACTTGGTTCTACTGGCACCAAACTCGTCCAGAAGATGCATTCTGGATCATGTTATCTGTACTGGTAGCGACTTGTCCTTGTGCTCTCTCACTGGCTACACCGACTGCAATTACTTGTTCGACATCCCGTATGGGCAACTTTGGTATTTTACTGCGTAAAGGCCACGTATTCGAAACCTTGTGTAAAGTAAATCACTTGATCATCGATAAGACGGGTACATTGACTGAGGGTGATATTCGTATCAGCCGTGTGGAAACTTTCTCTGAGCTTGATAAAGAGACGTGTTTAAAAGTGGCTGCGAGCCTAGAACAGCATGCTAACCACCCTATTGCGAAAGCATTCAAGACTCACGTGTCAGATGATGTTGAAGTCGATGCAGTAAACAACGTTATCGGTTCAGGTATTACTGGTGACTGGAACGGTCAAGAAGTTGCGATCGGTAGTAGCGAGTTTATTCTTGGTGAAGCTCAGCCAACACAAAGCAACGGTATCTACTTGTCGATGGCTGGACGTCATATCGCAACCTTCACTTATGAAGACCCGATTCGTAAAGAAAGCATCGAGTTCATCCAAAAATTCAAAGAAGCGGGTATTAAAACTACCCTGTTGACTGGAGACTCCTTGATTAACGCGAAGCCTGTGGCTGAAGAAATTGGGATCACCGATATTGTCGCGAACGCGAAACCAGAGGATAAGCTTGCTTACCTTAATTCTCGTGATGAAAAAGACATTACCATGATGGTCGGCGACGGTATTAACGATGCGCCTATCCTTGCGGGTGCTCACCTTTCTGTCGCTATGGGCGGCGGAACAGATGTAGCAAAAGCCTCTGCAGACATGGTTTTATTGGGCGACAAGCTTGATAGATTACTTAAGTCCCGTACATTGGCGCTAAAAACGCGTAAGATAATCCGCGAAAACCTAGCATGGTCATTGGGATATAACCTACTCATCCTTCCATTGGCTGTAGCGGGTTTGGTTGCCCCATACATTGCCGTAGTTGGCATGTCTGCAAGCTCTATTATTGTTGTGTCTAACTCATTAAGGCTTTTAAAAGAGCAAGGTAAATAA
- the ttcA gene encoding tRNA 2-thiocytidine(32) synthetase TtcA, whose amino-acid sequence MNQNDNRKEVLEFNKLQKRLRRNVGNAIIDYNMIEENDVVMACISGGKDSFAMLDILLRLREAAPIKFDVVAVNLDQKQPGFPEHILPEYFETLNIPYYIVDKDTYSVVKEKIPEGKTTCGLCSRLRRGTLYSFAEKIGATKIALGHHMDDIVETMFLNMFHGARLKAMPPKLRSDDGRNVVIRPLTYCRETDLIKYAEHKEFPIIPCNLCGSQENLQRQSIKAMLIDWDKKTPGRVEKIFKSIQNVSPSQLADRELFDFVNLPLDRSGEREEYEFQEAEISSSNIDESMFIDVTNV is encoded by the coding sequence ATGAACCAAAACGATAATAGAAAAGAAGTACTAGAATTCAACAAACTTCAGAAACGTCTGAGAAGAAATGTTGGAAATGCCATCATCGACTACAACATGATCGAAGAGAATGATGTGGTAATGGCATGTATCAGTGGCGGTAAAGATTCATTTGCGATGCTAGATATTTTGCTACGTTTACGTGAAGCAGCACCAATCAAATTTGATGTTGTTGCGGTAAACCTAGATCAAAAACAACCAGGGTTCCCTGAGCACATTCTTCCTGAATACTTTGAAACGCTGAACATTCCTTACTACATCGTAGATAAAGATACGTACTCAGTAGTTAAAGAGAAGATTCCAGAAGGTAAGACAACGTGTGGTCTATGTTCTCGTCTGCGTCGCGGTACTTTGTACTCGTTCGCTGAGAAGATTGGCGCGACTAAGATCGCTCTTGGTCACCACATGGATGACATCGTGGAAACTATGTTCCTTAACATGTTCCACGGCGCTCGTCTAAAGGCTATGCCACCTAAGCTACGTTCTGATGATGGTCGTAACGTTGTTATTCGTCCACTGACTTACTGTCGTGAAACAGACCTAATCAAATACGCTGAACACAAAGAGTTCCCAATCATTCCTTGTAACCTATGTGGTTCGCAAGAAAACCTACAACGTCAAAGCATTAAAGCAATGCTGATTGATTGGGACAAGAAAACACCAGGCCGTGTTGAAAAGATCTTTAAATCAATTCAAAACGTTAGCCCAAGCCAACTGGCTGACCGCGAACTGTTTGACTTCGTAAACCTTCCACTAGACCGTAGTGGCGAGCGTGAAGAGTACGAATTCCAAGAAGCTGAAATTTCATCTTCTAACATCGATGAGTCAATGTTCATCGACGTAACGAACGTATAA
- a CDS encoding FixH family protein encodes MVKPWYKQFWPWFLIALPATVVIWTIMTVIVFTQNSVDLVTEDYYKKGKGINVDISKVNIARELGLSASLNERGNSVIITLDKGKLDHFPAISAMFVHRTLPDRDFTQLLTADARGNYTMTLDHHLEGPWFIELTPHDEEWLVQGRMNFPIETPTQLMN; translated from the coding sequence ATGGTAAAGCCTTGGTATAAACAGTTTTGGCCGTGGTTCTTAATCGCGTTGCCAGCGACAGTAGTTATTTGGACCATTATGACGGTTATTGTGTTTACACAGAACTCTGTAGACCTAGTGACTGAGGATTACTATAAAAAAGGAAAAGGCATTAATGTCGACATTTCAAAAGTAAATATCGCCAGAGAGCTGGGCCTATCAGCTTCGCTCAATGAGAGAGGTAACTCTGTTATCATCACATTAGACAAAGGCAAACTTGATCACTTCCCTGCTATCAGTGCAATGTTTGTTCACAGAACACTACCAGACCGCGATTTCACTCAGCTACTAACCGCTGATGCGAGAGGCAACTACACAATGACTCTGGATCATCACTTAGAAGGTCCGTGGTTCATTGAGTTGACGCCGCATGACGAAGAATGGTTAGTTCAAGGTCGCATGAACTTCCCGATTGAAACTCCTACTCAACTAATGAACTAA
- a CDS encoding FNR family transcription factor: MISEKPVTKRVQSGGCAIHCQDCSISQLCIPFTLNESELDQLDQIIERKKPIQKGQELFKAGDELKSLYAIRSGTIKSYTITEQGDEQITAFHLAGDLVGFDAITGDLHPSFAQALETSMVCEIPYEILDDLSGKMPKLRQQIMRLMSNEIKGDQEMILLLSKKNAEERLAAFLYNLSTRFSQRGFSPREFRLTMTRGDIGNYLGLTVETISRLLGRFQKADILSVKGKYITIEDHDALMELAGVSKE; the protein is encoded by the coding sequence ATGATTTCTGAAAAGCCTGTAACGAAACGTGTCCAATCTGGTGGCTGTGCGATCCATTGCCAGGATTGTAGTATTAGCCAACTTTGTATTCCGTTCACTTTGAATGAATCTGAACTTGATCAACTTGATCAGATCATTGAGAGAAAAAAGCCTATTCAAAAAGGCCAAGAGTTATTTAAAGCCGGTGACGAGCTTAAATCTCTCTACGCTATTCGCTCTGGAACGATCAAGAGCTACACGATTACCGAGCAAGGTGACGAACAGATTACTGCATTCCACCTAGCGGGCGATCTTGTTGGCTTTGACGCGATCACTGGTGACCTACACCCTAGTTTCGCACAAGCACTAGAAACTTCTATGGTATGTGAAATCCCGTACGAGATTCTTGATGACCTATCAGGAAAAATGCCGAAGTTGCGTCAGCAAATTATGCGCCTGATGAGTAACGAGATTAAAGGCGACCAAGAAATGATTCTGCTTCTTTCTAAAAAGAACGCGGAAGAGCGTCTGGCTGCATTCCTTTACAATCTTTCAACTCGCTTCTCTCAACGTGGTTTCAGCCCACGTGAGTTCCGCTTAACGATGACTCGTGGCGATATTGGTAATTACCTAGGTTTAACGGTTGAAACGATTAGCCGTCTTTTAGGCCGTTTCCAGAAAGCAGACATCTTGAGCGTTAAAGGCAAATATATCACTATCGAAGATCACGATGCGCTGATGGAACTTGCTGGCGTTTCAAAAGAATAG
- a CDS encoding DUF2987 domain-containing protein, protein MKKTALALLASLSLGISLPAAAQEYMFTYSKLYTQLKNNTKEGHDDVKVAVFFVDQQAQTTCHISKAWMEKEEHYEELKVSPANELLLPVDQNLRSANPLIFVQTKEQECAYSLVVMTKAPLAGTVEVVQLENLLPQMQAMLEDVSGMFSSWFTPDIQGLTLEFADKLEGNITLSNGKQLPITQGRAKFTLEELNGSDSITLPEATTRVLPYIPAQ, encoded by the coding sequence ATGAAAAAGACAGCACTCGCTTTATTAGCTTCTCTAAGCCTAGGGATCTCTTTACCTGCTGCAGCGCAAGAATACATGTTTACCTATTCTAAGCTTTACACACAGCTTAAAAATAATACCAAAGAAGGGCATGATGACGTTAAAGTTGCAGTCTTCTTTGTCGATCAGCAAGCCCAAACAACCTGTCATATCAGCAAAGCTTGGATGGAAAAAGAAGAACACTACGAAGAGCTGAAAGTCTCTCCAGCTAACGAGCTTCTGCTACCAGTAGACCAAAACCTTCGTTCAGCAAACCCGCTTATTTTTGTGCAAACAAAAGAACAAGAGTGCGCATACTCCTTGGTTGTTATGACTAAAGCACCTTTAGCCGGAACGGTTGAGGTTGTACAGCTGGAAAACCTGTTACCACAGATGCAAGCAATGTTAGAAGACGTAAGCGGTATGTTCTCAAGCTGGTTCACCCCGGACATCCAAGGGTTAACGCTTGAGTTTGCAGACAAGCTTGAAGGTAACATAACGCTTTCTAACGGCAAGCAGCTCCCAATTACCCAAGGGCGCGCTAAGTTCACACTAGAAGAACTCAATGGAAGTGACAGCATCACGTTACCAGAAGCGACAACTCGTGTGTTACCTTACATTCCGGCTCAATAG
- the uspE gene encoding universal stress protein UspE: MSIYNKILVVADINHDEQPALVRAIQLAKKSTSTSHITFFLSIYDFSYEMTSMLSVDERDAMRKGVIHQREIWMNKVAQPYLDDSIEFNVQVVWHNRPYEAIIAEVYSGGHDILIKGTRKHDTLESVIFTPTDWHLLRKCPSPVLLVKNDFWPEHAKIYASVHVGSETEAHLELNDTMVDRLLEITGRLDAEPFLVNAYPVTPANITIELPEFDPTSYTDAVRGHHLTAMKALRQKHGMCEEQTVVEQGLPEDVIPRVASENNAAMVILGTTGRTGLSAVFIGNTAEHVIDKINCDVLALKPSGYVSPLDPNLSKG; the protein is encoded by the coding sequence ATGAGTATCTATAACAAAATTTTAGTTGTCGCAGACATTAATCACGATGAGCAACCTGCTCTAGTTCGTGCTATCCAACTTGCTAAGAAAAGCACCTCAACAAGCCATATCACTTTCTTTTTGTCTATCTACGACTTCTCGTATGAAATGACATCTATGCTCTCTGTCGATGAACGAGACGCAATGCGCAAGGGCGTGATTCATCAGCGTGAAATCTGGATGAACAAAGTAGCACAGCCTTATCTAGATGATTCTATCGAATTTAATGTGCAGGTGGTTTGGCATAACCGCCCTTACGAAGCCATCATTGCAGAGGTATACAGTGGTGGTCACGATATCTTGATTAAGGGCACGCGCAAGCACGACACCTTGGAGTCGGTTATCTTCACGCCGACTGATTGGCACCTATTGAGAAAATGCCCTAGCCCTGTACTGCTCGTTAAAAACGATTTCTGGCCAGAGCACGCGAAAATTTATGCGTCCGTTCACGTAGGCTCAGAGACAGAAGCGCATTTAGAACTTAACGATACTATGGTTGATCGACTCCTCGAGATAACTGGTCGTTTGGATGCGGAACCTTTCTTAGTTAACGCTTACCCAGTCACTCCGGCGAATATCACTATCGAACTGCCTGAGTTCGATCCTACGTCTTACACCGATGCAGTTCGTGGTCATCACTTAACGGCGATGAAGGCACTGCGTCAGAAGCACGGTATGTGTGAAGAGCAGACCGTTGTTGAGCAAGGCTTACCAGAAGATGTGATTCCACGTGTCGCGTCTGAAAATAACGCTGCAATGGTAATCTTGGGTACAACCGGTCGTACCGGCTTATCTGCGGTGTTCATCGGTAATACTGCGGAGCATGTTATCGATAAGATTAACTGTGATGTTTTGGCGCTTAAGCCATCTGGTTACGTGAGCCCACTCGACCCTAACCTTTCGAAAGGTTAA
- the ccoS gene encoding cbb3-type cytochrome oxidase assembly protein CcoS, translating to MESLYILIPIAIVLVCIAVGIFLWAVKSEQFEDLERQGHNILFDEDEKAHAHSDSKPVKNDKANTESPTNLDKKNDDA from the coding sequence ATGGAAAGTTTATATATCCTGATTCCCATTGCGATTGTGCTGGTGTGTATCGCAGTTGGTATTTTTCTATGGGCCGTTAAGAGCGAACAGTTTGAAGACCTTGAGCGTCAAGGTCACAACATTTTGTTTGATGAAGACGAAAAGGCCCATGCTCACTCTGACAGCAAGCCTGTTAAGAATGATAAAGCCAATACAGAAAGCCCAACTAACCTAGATAAAAAGAACGATGACGCCTGA
- a CDS encoding sulfite exporter TauE/SafE family protein, whose protein sequence is MTPDWIGAFVVGLIGAGHCMGMCGGIASLLSIGNTKPSSVIPLLYNLGRLLSYAVIGGVIGGAISSIGQLSDFNALLNWLRLFAAIFMIILGLYIGKWWFGLLFFEKVGQKLWRYISPVGKSFLPLKHPSHALPFGFIWGWLPCGLVYSMLTWAAVSGSWYNGAGIMLAFGLGTLPAMLTVGMGASFLKKLQQADLFRQLGAILILIYGFYSGYMALQLIIYTV, encoded by the coding sequence ATGACGCCTGATTGGATCGGAGCCTTTGTTGTCGGACTGATCGGCGCGGGCCACTGCATGGGAATGTGTGGTGGCATTGCGTCGCTCCTTTCAATCGGCAATACCAAACCTTCCTCGGTTATTCCCCTACTTTACAACCTTGGTCGCCTACTCAGCTATGCCGTTATTGGTGGTGTGATCGGCGGTGCTATCTCTTCAATCGGTCAACTTAGCGATTTCAACGCGCTACTTAATTGGCTTCGTTTGTTTGCTGCCATCTTTATGATCATTTTGGGTCTGTATATCGGTAAATGGTGGTTTGGCTTATTGTTCTTTGAGAAGGTCGGTCAGAAGCTGTGGCGTTATATTTCACCAGTCGGTAAGTCTTTCCTTCCACTCAAGCATCCAAGCCACGCTCTGCCGTTTGGTTTCATTTGGGGTTGGTTACCGTGTGGTCTAGTATACTCTATGCTGACTTGGGCGGCTGTCTCAGGCAGTTGGTATAATGGAGCGGGAATCATGCTCGCATTTGGCTTAGGAACGCTTCCTGCGATGCTGACGGTTGGTATGGGTGCTAGCTTCCTCAAGAAATTGCAACAAGCTGACTTATTTCGTCAACTCGGTGCGATTTTAATCTTGATTTACGGTTTCTACTCTGGATATATGGCACTGCAGCTCATTATTTATACCGTATAG
- a CDS encoding glucosaminidase domain-containing protein produces MHNNSKSSASKSLALKVTALALVGSISLVGPILYQQEEERRRAGQKAPDSEQNFGDLTVFSDKPDFAAIEDVNEKKDTFFSYLRSSINIENKRITKERAFLTKLSEAGMNNVDSEDASYAKRLGKLYSLPVPSTGIDDAWLKEMLNRVNVLPEALVLTQAANESAWGTSRFATKANNYFGHWCYTKGCGLVPLQRNEGSSHEVATFSSSQESVHRYFMNLNRNRAYADLRAIRAKLAAQGDDLLTTETATELTNGLLKYSERGSDYVTDLQAMIRHNEVYWKK; encoded by the coding sequence ATGCATAACAACTCTAAATCAAGCGCAAGTAAATCACTTGCGCTAAAAGTGACAGCATTAGCCTTAGTTGGCTCAATCTCGTTAGTTGGCCCAATACTTTACCAACAAGAAGAAGAGCGCAGGCGAGCAGGGCAAAAGGCTCCAGACTCAGAGCAAAACTTTGGTGATTTGACCGTCTTTTCTGATAAGCCAGATTTCGCAGCGATTGAAGATGTAAATGAAAAGAAAGACACCTTCTTTTCTTATCTTCGCTCAAGTATCAACATCGAAAACAAGCGAATCACGAAAGAACGTGCGTTTCTAACCAAGCTTTCAGAAGCGGGGATGAACAATGTTGACTCTGAAGATGCGTCATACGCAAAGCGACTAGGGAAACTGTATAGCCTGCCGGTACCTTCAACGGGCATAGATGACGCTTGGCTGAAAGAAATGTTGAATCGTGTAAACGTGCTACCTGAAGCGCTTGTGTTAACTCAGGCGGCCAATGAATCGGCTTGGGGTACATCTCGTTTCGCCACTAAAGCGAATAACTATTTTGGTCATTGGTGTTACACCAAAGGTTGTGGCCTAGTTCCGCTACAACGTAACGAAGGTAGCTCACATGAAGTGGCAACATTCTCTTCAAGCCAAGAGTCTGTGCACCGTTACTTCATGAACCTAAACCGAAACCGCGCTTATGCAGACCTAAGAGCTATTCGCGCAAAACTAGCGGCACAGGGCGACGATCTGTTAACAACCGAAACCGCAACAGAGCTCACTAACGGCTTGCTAAAATATTCTGAGCGAGGTTCAGACTATGTGACTGATTTACAAGCTATGATCCGTCACAACGAGGTATACTGGAAAAAGTAA
- the potA gene encoding spermidine/putrescine ABC transporter ATP-binding protein PotA, with amino-acid sequence MNAKKSVGKPVVQLTGISKSFDGKEVIGNLDLNVNHGEFLTILGPSGCGKTTVLRMIAGFETADSGQILLAEQNVTHVPAEQRHVNTVFQSYALFPHMTVFENVAFGLRMQKVPNSEIEPRVMEALKMVRLEQMAQRKPHQLSGGQQQRIAIARAVVNKPKVLLLDESLSALDYKLRKQMQIELKQLQRQLGITFIFVTHDQEEALSMSDRIIVMRDGVIEQDGTPREIYEEPKNLFVARFIGEINVFDATPTSRLDEKRIVATIEGEESIIYHDKAITSGQKLQVLLRPEDLRIEEIKESEQRGIVGHIVERTYKGMTLDSVVELESGMRVMVSEFFNEDDPDVDHSLGQKVAVTWVESWEVVLEDEQEV; translated from the coding sequence TTGAACGCTAAAAAATCAGTAGGAAAACCAGTAGTACAGCTAACTGGTATTAGTAAAAGCTTCGATGGTAAGGAAGTCATCGGCAATCTTGATCTAAACGTAAATCATGGTGAGTTTCTCACGATTTTAGGCCCATCAGGTTGTGGTAAAACAACGGTACTAAGAATGATTGCGGGTTTTGAAACGGCAGATAGTGGTCAAATACTACTAGCTGAACAGAACGTAACCCACGTCCCTGCTGAACAAAGGCATGTTAACACTGTATTCCAAAGCTATGCCCTATTCCCACATATGACCGTTTTCGAAAATGTGGCATTTGGCTTACGCATGCAGAAAGTTCCAAACAGCGAGATTGAACCTCGTGTAATGGAAGCTTTAAAAATGGTGCGCCTAGAGCAGATGGCACAAAGAAAACCACACCAGCTTTCTGGTGGTCAACAGCAACGTATCGCAATCGCTCGTGCTGTTGTTAATAAGCCTAAAGTTCTTTTGTTGGATGAATCTCTGTCTGCTCTGGATTACAAACTTCGTAAACAGATGCAAATCGAGCTGAAGCAACTTCAGCGCCAACTTGGTATCACGTTTATTTTTGTAACGCACGACCAAGAAGAAGCACTGTCTATGTCTGATCGTATTATTGTTATGCGTGACGGCGTGATTGAGCAAGATGGCACACCAAGAGAGATTTACGAAGAGCCTAAGAACCTTTTTGTAGCTCGCTTCATTGGTGAGATTAACGTATTCGATGCGACACCGACATCTCGTTTAGATGAAAAACGCATTGTTGCGACAATTGAAGGTGAAGAGTCCATTATCTACCACGATAAGGCGATCACTTCTGGTCAAAAACTGCAGGTATTGCTTCGCCCTGAAGATCTTCGTATTGAAGAGATTAAAGAGTCTGAGCAACGCGGTATTGTTGGCCACATTGTCGAGCGTACCTACAAAGGCATGACTTTAGATTCAGTTGTAGAACTAGAATCCGGCATGCGCGTAATGGTAAGCGAATTCTTCAACGAAGATGACCCTGATGTTGATCACTCACTGGGCCAAAAAGTTGCAGTAACTTGGGTTGAGAGCTGGGAAGTGGTATTAGAAGATGAGCAAGAAGTTTAA